A DNA window from Ostrea edulis chromosome 5, xbOstEdul1.1, whole genome shotgun sequence contains the following coding sequences:
- the LOC125650239 gene encoding rhomboid-related protein 4-like: protein MARRGQNLGVFLLAMQIMNIGIENIPPVTLISTILQVAIFLEIGDLYRWFPSPGHVCISAFNVWDRKEWYRIILGSLYHAHDFHLYYNMASFLWKGRQLERRCGSVYFGFLLAVFTVLTSIVYVALSIALSEVLDDRSYRMTCAVGFSGVIFALKVLVTHYSPSGTQYAMGIIPVPSKYIFWAELVLIQLITPNASFIGHLAGILVGLLYIKGPLKTIMDSFLQPAEVRRFHGGGYSRNNYSRNRYNMGYNNENYSGYRNDNFMYSNYTGGLSEEEQMRRAQEESLRGGRNSEGLYPNLDDLRQRRADRFS from the coding sequence ATGGCAAGAAGAGGACAGAATCTTGGTGTATTCCTACTTGCAATGCAAATAATGAACATAGGAATTGAAAATATTCCCCCAGTTACTCTAATTTCAACAATCCTTCAAGTGGCAATTTTTCTGGAGATTGGAGATTTGTATAGATGGTTTCCATCGCCCGGTCACGTATGTATAAGTGCATTCAACGTATGGGATAGAAAAGAATGGTACCGAATTATACTTGGATCTCTGTACCATGCTCACGATTTCCATCTATACTACAACATGGCGTCTTTCCTTTGGAAAGGTAGACAATTAGAAAGACGGTGTGGAAGTGTTTATTTTGGATTTCTATTGGCAGTGTTTACTGTACTGACCAGTATTGTGTACGTGGCTCTTAGTATTGCTCTGTCAGAAGTTTTGGACGACAGGTCATACAGGATGACTTGTGCAGTTGGATTTTCTGGAGTAATCTTCGCCTTGAAAGTTCTAGTTACTCACTATAGTCCATCTGGTACGCAGTACGCCATGGGAATTATACCAGTGCCAAGTAAATACATATTCTGGGCAGAACTAGTTCTAATTCAGCTGATCACACCCAATGCATCGTTTATTGGACATTTGGCAGGGATTTTAGTTGGACTTCTGTATATTAAAGGACCATTGAAAACTATCATGGATAGTTTTCTTCAACCCGCTGAAGTTAGACGCTTCCACGGCGGGGGTTATTCAAGGAATAATTATTCACGCAACAGATACAATATGGGCTACAATAATGAAAACTATTCTGGTTATAGAAATGACAATTTCATGTACAGTAATTATACTGGGGGATTGTCGGAAGAGGAACAAATGAGGAGGGCCCAGGAGGAGAGTCTTAGAGGTGGTAGGAACTCTGAAGGACTTTATCCAAATCTTGATGATCTACGACAAAGGAGAGCAGATCGATTTAGCTga
- the LOC125651411 gene encoding NFX1-type zinc finger-containing protein 1-like isoform X1, whose protein sequence is MSEIFSRGTLNNTCFVTMASSEGIYSHSDLVLLSDLPIQQMFESPCWSETRFQKTSLDMNNIERSSLFLNVFAKIVACEVESCEIQVTEILTRITDRVFFSRICTLLSTIKEVNEDWFTLLENILKMLRELCSKFPNVAFDSVELCIFMASTITKLMFSNNDDVLNDRLSKMMNDVETIRRSITDKAVQVEIEGREKKRDTCMRKPSIDFRKIPILPTRDDIFYEPFQVKEMWKASYENLDQYLDVHFRQIRAHSFTQLRSGIYDYIRTKSLNANSVRLYRNVRIVSKETCSDGTLYEIQLEERLLSHIKFERNRPLVYGSILCMSPDDFDTLYFAVVENANHDQINTDCTLKIKIRQEQGESEIPMELPLTMMESTVNFELHRHVLASLQNIYEEDLPFRRYMVEGLKNIHPPLYLQDNTDIEYDMTPMISNSKIFKKRSRKTTKDCRRYKVHSEHWPSAEELHLDESQYKAFQCALTREFVMIRGPPGTGKTHVGLIIAKTLLHNRIHWMNERKINENIPSSKNCVQKTRYIGETSSAMLIVSKTNNGLDQFIEGILKFLDPENIDHWKSKFVRVGSKCTNSINEALSLKHKRKHMSSLKMKETGCYDLLSKSKETIGKIKWMLKKSLENVFGEKILMNWVEEVKTLRENSIEFDMLEWLGIDEKSLRQSVSKDYEQSEVESAEKDLESETVGCENEEYVTDTEAESINCDIYIDDEDYKTCDKFEEIGASLELIVDSILENNEFDEKFSSLLKERANKAKTNIRRGDIMTQTEVEKSIEKPWKIPLVQRWRMYRYFLHQLRQKAINLLHEEEIEYAKLQAKCAREKQMVIDYEILSHSAIIAMTTAGAVRYQDVLNEIGPKIIIVVEAAEILEAHIIPILNSFCEHLILIGDHSRLEMKSSGIELHRKHYIDSSLFERMINLGVPYVSLNRQHRMRPDISQLLRPVYGRELIDNDNVLEYEHVLGIEKNVYFVSHSAEEYKMGDTQTFLNDHEAMYIECLTRYLLKQGYTAKQITIITPYSGQMNLIQNRLSSDDFKGIRISILDKYQGEENDIVILSLVRCNTEGNIGFLDKEKRVCMALSRSRIGLYVIGNFDLLRKFSHKCKLWQQVIKMMENNEALGKGLPLFCRNHKLTRMLAVHSEDFDKVPEGGCLQKCSFILKCGHVCNLHCHPRDPNHTEITCQEQCSSYCEKGHKCSKRCHFPHDCQCGREVKKCLPCDHKLMMACHINPEYVTCKFQVNRKLKCGHTGVMLCFENPLQYKCDVTVQRILECGHQMVVSCHDDKEHFKCKKIVLRTLPCEHKILLECHVDVNKYDCKQMIVKTLQCKHEAEVPCHLNVLSFKCMEDVTEKRSDKYKPKLSFTYYLTGKRSDIEYKCEHFYTRKCHELPSQFQLLNPCKEQIKKNLECGHIIAIACHQQCEPNRCKTQVMTTFRCHHKNIIVPCYQRNIAKCRSVCGKLCEAGYTCQQVCHYPDLCSYMVRVKSDAK, encoded by the exons atgagtgaaatattctcgagagggacgttaaacaatacat GTTTTGTGACGATGGCTTCAAGCGAAGGAATTTACTCTCATTCAGATCTAGTTTTGTTGAGTGATCTTCCAATTCAACAAATGTTTGAAAGCCCGTGTTGGTCTGAGACACGATTTCAGAAGACCTCTTTAGATATGAATAACATAGAACGATCTTCGCTATTTCTGAATGTTTTTGCCAAAATCGTGGCTTGTGAAGTCGAGTCATGCGAGATTCAGGTTACCGAAATCCTCACTAGAATTACTGATCGAGTGTTTTTTTCACGAATCTGCACCCTTCTGAGTACAATCAAGGAGGTTAACGAAGATTGGTTTACTTTACTTGAAAATATTCTCAAAATGTTACGGGAGCTATGCAGCAAATTTCCAAACGTGGCCTTTGACTCTGTAGAACTATGCATATTTATGGCATCAACGATAACAAAACTAATGTTTTCCAACAATGATGACGTTTTGAACGATCGGTTATCAAAGATGATGAATGACGTCGAGACTATTCGAAGAAGCATAACAGACAAAGCAGTGCAAGTTGAAATAGAGGGAAGAGAAAAGAaaagagatacatgtatgagaaAACCATCAATCGATTTCCGCAAAATTCCAATTCTTCCCACGAGAGATGATATATTCTATGAACCCTTTCAGGTAAAAGAAATGTGGAAAGCGTCATATGAGAATTTAGACCAATATTTAGACGTCCATTTCCGACAGATAAGAGCACATTCTTTCACACAGTTGAGAAGCGGAATATATGATTACATCAGAACAAAATCACTTAACGCAAACTCTGTGAGGCTATACAGAAATGTAAGAATTGTTTCAAAAGAAACATGCTCTGACGGCACCTTATATGAAATCCAACTGGAAGAAAGACTTCTCAGTCACATTAAGTTCGAGAGGAACAGACCTTTAGTGTATGGATCAATACTCTGTATGTCACCCGACGACTTCGACACTCTATATTTCGCTGTTGTAGAGAACGCTAATCATGATCAGATTAATACAGACTGCACCTTGAAAATTAAGATAAGACAAGAACAGGGTGAATCAGAAATTCCAATGGAATTACCCCTGACAATGATGGAGAGCACAGTCAATTTCGAGTTGCACAGACATGTACTGGCTTCTTTACAGAATATTTACGAGGAAGATTTACCTTTCAGAAGATACATGGTAGAAGGTCTTAAAAACATCCATCCACCTCTATACTTACAAGACAATACTGATATAGAATATGACATGACTCCGATGATATCCAATAGCAAAATTTTCAAGAAACGCTCTCGTAAGACCACTAAAGATTGCCGTAGGTACAAAGTTCATTCAGAACACTGGCCCTCGGCGGAGGAGCTTCATCTAGATGAATCTCAATACAAAGCATTTCAGTGTGCATTGACAAGAGAGTTTGTTATGATTCGAGGCCCACCTGGTACAGGCAAGACCCATGTTGGTCTCATTATAGCAAAAACATTGCTTCATAACCGAATTCATTGGatgaatgagagaaaaataaatgaaaatattcctTCATCCAAAAATTGTGTTCAGAAAACTAGATATATCGGCGAAACATCTTCAGCCATGTTGATCGTTTCTAAGACAAATAATGGATTAGATCAGTTCATTGAAGGGATCTTGAAGTTTTTAGATCCAGAGAATATAGATCACTGGAAATCAAAGTTTGTTCGAGTTGGTTCAAAGTGCACAAATTCTATAAATGAAGCACTTTCGTTGAAACACAAAAGAAAACACATGTccagtttgaaaatgaaagagaCAGGTTGTTATGATCTGCTCTCAAAGAGTAAGGAAACAATAGGTAAAATCAAATGGATGTTGAAAAAATCCCTTGAAAACGTTTTTGGTGAAAAAATTCTAATGAATTGGGTAGAAGAGGTTAAAACATTAAGGGAAAACAGCATTGAATTTGATATGCTAGAATGGTTGGGAATTGACGAAAAATCATTACGTCAATCAGTGTCTAAGGATTATGAACAATCCGAAGTGGAATCAGCCGAGAAAGATTTGGAAAGTGAAACTGTTGGTTGTGAAAACGAAGAATACGTAACAGATACGGAAGCTGAATCTATCAATTGTGATATTTACATTGATGACGAAGATTACAAAACATGCGATAAGTTCGAAGAAATTGGAGCCAGCTTAGAATTGATAGTAGACTCAATTTTGgaaaataatgaatttgatgaaaaatttTCAAGTCTGTTAAAAGAAAGAGCAAATAAGGCGAAAACTAATATTCGTAGGGGTGATATTATGACACAGACTGAAGTTGAAAAGTCCATTGAGAAACCTTGGAAAATACCCCTGGTTCAGAGATGGAGAATGTACAGATATTTCCTTCATCAATTACGCCAGAAAGCCATTAATCTGTTGCATGAGGAGGAAATCGAATATGCAAAATTACAAGCAAAATGTGCCCGTGAGAAACAAATGGTTATTGATTACGAAATTCTTTCTCATTCAGCAATCATTGCAATGACAACTGCAGGAGCAGTTCGATATCAGGATGTTCTGAACGAGATTGGtcccaaaattattatagtagTAGAGGCAGCCGAAATATTGGAGGCACATATTATTCcaatattgaattcattttgcGAGCATCTTATTTTAATCGGTGATCACAGTCGATTAGAAATGAAATCTTCGGGAATTGAACTCCATAGAAAACACTACATAGATTCATCGTTGTTTGAAAGAATGATAAATCTAGGTGTACCATACGTTTCCTTAAATAGACAACATCGTATGCGGCCAGATATTTCACAGTTGCTTCGCCCCGTTTACGGTCGAGAGTTGATAGACAATGATAATGTACTAGAATACGAACATGTTTTGGgtattgaaaaaaatgtgtattttgtgTCACACAGTGCTGAAGAATATAAAATGGGTGACACCCAAACATTCTTGAACGACCACGAGGCAATGTATATTGAATGTCTTACCCGATATCTTTTGAAGCAAGGTTATACagcaaaacaaataacaatcaTTACACCTTACTCGGGTCAAATGAATTTGATACAGAACCGTTTGTCAAGTGATGATTTCAAAGGAATAAGAATATCAATTCTTGATAAATACCAAGGAGAGGAAAATGACATTGTTATATTGTCTCTCGTCAGATGCAACACAGAAGGAAATATAGGCTTCCTCGATAAGGAAAAACGGGTATGTATGGCTTTATCCAGGTCCAGAATTGGTCTCTATGTCATCGGAAATTTTGACTTGTTGCGAAAATTTTCACATAAGTGCAAGCTGTGGCAACAAGTGATAAAGATGATGGAAAATAATGAAGCTCTTGGAAAAGGACTTCCGTTATTCTGTAGAAATCACAAATTAACTCGCATGCTAGCTGTCCATTCCGAGGATTTTGACAAAGTACCCGAAGGAGGATGTTTGCAAAAATGCAGCTTCATATTAAAATGTGGACATGTATGTAACTTGCATTGTCATCCAAGGGATCCAAATCATACAGAAATCACATGTCAAGAACAATGTTCAAGTTATTGTGAAAAGGGTCATAAATGCAGTAAGCGGTGCCATTTTCCCCACGACTGCCAGTGTGGAAGAGAAGTGAAGAAATGCTTGCCATGTGACCACAAATTAATGATGGCTTGTCATATAAATCCAGAGTACGTCACCTGTAAATTTCAAGTGAATAGAAAACTTAAATGTGGACATACTGGTGTAATGCTATGTTTTGAAAACCCCTTGCAATATAAATGTGATGTCACGGTCCAGAGAATTTTGGAATGTGGTCACCAGATGGTCGTGTCCTGTCATGACGATAAGGAACATTTCAAATGTAAGAAGATTGTTTTGAGGACACTTCCATGTGAACACAAGATACTGCTCGAATGTCATGTTGATGTCAATAAGTATGATTGCAAGcaaatgattgtcaaaacacTCCAATGCAAGCACGAAGCTGAGGTGCCATGTCACTTGAATGTATTAAGCTTCAAATGTATGGAGGATGTTACTGAGAAAAGAAGTGACAAATATAAGCCCAAACTTTCATTTACGTACTACTTAACCGGAAAAAGAAgtgatatagaatacaaatgtgaacatttttatacaagaaaatGTCACGAATTGCCAAGCCAGTTCCAATTACTAAATCCATGTAAAGAACAAATCAAGAAAAACCTGGAATGCGGACATATTATTGCAATTGCTTGTCATCAACAATGTGAACCAAATCGATGCAAGACTCAGGTGATGACAACATTTCGGTGTCATCATAAAAACATTATTGTACCTTGCTACCAGAGAAACATAGCAAAATGTCGGTCAGTATGCGGAAAACTGTGCGAAGCAGGGTATACTTGTCAGCAAGTGTGTCACTATCCAGATCTATGTTCATACATGGTGCGAGTGAAGTCAGATGCAAAGTGA
- the LOC125651411 gene encoding NFX1-type zinc finger-containing protein 1-like isoform X2, protein MASSEGIYSHSDLVLLSDLPIQQMFESPCWSETRFQKTSLDMNNIERSSLFLNVFAKIVACEVESCEIQVTEILTRITDRVFFSRICTLLSTIKEVNEDWFTLLENILKMLRELCSKFPNVAFDSVELCIFMASTITKLMFSNNDDVLNDRLSKMMNDVETIRRSITDKAVQVEIEGREKKRDTCMRKPSIDFRKIPILPTRDDIFYEPFQVKEMWKASYENLDQYLDVHFRQIRAHSFTQLRSGIYDYIRTKSLNANSVRLYRNVRIVSKETCSDGTLYEIQLEERLLSHIKFERNRPLVYGSILCMSPDDFDTLYFAVVENANHDQINTDCTLKIKIRQEQGESEIPMELPLTMMESTVNFELHRHVLASLQNIYEEDLPFRRYMVEGLKNIHPPLYLQDNTDIEYDMTPMISNSKIFKKRSRKTTKDCRRYKVHSEHWPSAEELHLDESQYKAFQCALTREFVMIRGPPGTGKTHVGLIIAKTLLHNRIHWMNERKINENIPSSKNCVQKTRYIGETSSAMLIVSKTNNGLDQFIEGILKFLDPENIDHWKSKFVRVGSKCTNSINEALSLKHKRKHMSSLKMKETGCYDLLSKSKETIGKIKWMLKKSLENVFGEKILMNWVEEVKTLRENSIEFDMLEWLGIDEKSLRQSVSKDYEQSEVESAEKDLESETVGCENEEYVTDTEAESINCDIYIDDEDYKTCDKFEEIGASLELIVDSILENNEFDEKFSSLLKERANKAKTNIRRGDIMTQTEVEKSIEKPWKIPLVQRWRMYRYFLHQLRQKAINLLHEEEIEYAKLQAKCAREKQMVIDYEILSHSAIIAMTTAGAVRYQDVLNEIGPKIIIVVEAAEILEAHIIPILNSFCEHLILIGDHSRLEMKSSGIELHRKHYIDSSLFERMINLGVPYVSLNRQHRMRPDISQLLRPVYGRELIDNDNVLEYEHVLGIEKNVYFVSHSAEEYKMGDTQTFLNDHEAMYIECLTRYLLKQGYTAKQITIITPYSGQMNLIQNRLSSDDFKGIRISILDKYQGEENDIVILSLVRCNTEGNIGFLDKEKRVCMALSRSRIGLYVIGNFDLLRKFSHKCKLWQQVIKMMENNEALGKGLPLFCRNHKLTRMLAVHSEDFDKVPEGGCLQKCSFILKCGHVCNLHCHPRDPNHTEITCQEQCSSYCEKGHKCSKRCHFPHDCQCGREVKKCLPCDHKLMMACHINPEYVTCKFQVNRKLKCGHTGVMLCFENPLQYKCDVTVQRILECGHQMVVSCHDDKEHFKCKKIVLRTLPCEHKILLECHVDVNKYDCKQMIVKTLQCKHEAEVPCHLNVLSFKCMEDVTEKRSDKYKPKLSFTYYLTGKRSDIEYKCEHFYTRKCHELPSQFQLLNPCKEQIKKNLECGHIIAIACHQQCEPNRCKTQVMTTFRCHHKNIIVPCYQRNIAKCRSVCGKLCEAGYTCQQVCHYPDLCSYMVRVKSDAK, encoded by the coding sequence ATGGCTTCAAGCGAAGGAATTTACTCTCATTCAGATCTAGTTTTGTTGAGTGATCTTCCAATTCAACAAATGTTTGAAAGCCCGTGTTGGTCTGAGACACGATTTCAGAAGACCTCTTTAGATATGAATAACATAGAACGATCTTCGCTATTTCTGAATGTTTTTGCCAAAATCGTGGCTTGTGAAGTCGAGTCATGCGAGATTCAGGTTACCGAAATCCTCACTAGAATTACTGATCGAGTGTTTTTTTCACGAATCTGCACCCTTCTGAGTACAATCAAGGAGGTTAACGAAGATTGGTTTACTTTACTTGAAAATATTCTCAAAATGTTACGGGAGCTATGCAGCAAATTTCCAAACGTGGCCTTTGACTCTGTAGAACTATGCATATTTATGGCATCAACGATAACAAAACTAATGTTTTCCAACAATGATGACGTTTTGAACGATCGGTTATCAAAGATGATGAATGACGTCGAGACTATTCGAAGAAGCATAACAGACAAAGCAGTGCAAGTTGAAATAGAGGGAAGAGAAAAGAaaagagatacatgtatgagaaAACCATCAATCGATTTCCGCAAAATTCCAATTCTTCCCACGAGAGATGATATATTCTATGAACCCTTTCAGGTAAAAGAAATGTGGAAAGCGTCATATGAGAATTTAGACCAATATTTAGACGTCCATTTCCGACAGATAAGAGCACATTCTTTCACACAGTTGAGAAGCGGAATATATGATTACATCAGAACAAAATCACTTAACGCAAACTCTGTGAGGCTATACAGAAATGTAAGAATTGTTTCAAAAGAAACATGCTCTGACGGCACCTTATATGAAATCCAACTGGAAGAAAGACTTCTCAGTCACATTAAGTTCGAGAGGAACAGACCTTTAGTGTATGGATCAATACTCTGTATGTCACCCGACGACTTCGACACTCTATATTTCGCTGTTGTAGAGAACGCTAATCATGATCAGATTAATACAGACTGCACCTTGAAAATTAAGATAAGACAAGAACAGGGTGAATCAGAAATTCCAATGGAATTACCCCTGACAATGATGGAGAGCACAGTCAATTTCGAGTTGCACAGACATGTACTGGCTTCTTTACAGAATATTTACGAGGAAGATTTACCTTTCAGAAGATACATGGTAGAAGGTCTTAAAAACATCCATCCACCTCTATACTTACAAGACAATACTGATATAGAATATGACATGACTCCGATGATATCCAATAGCAAAATTTTCAAGAAACGCTCTCGTAAGACCACTAAAGATTGCCGTAGGTACAAAGTTCATTCAGAACACTGGCCCTCGGCGGAGGAGCTTCATCTAGATGAATCTCAATACAAAGCATTTCAGTGTGCATTGACAAGAGAGTTTGTTATGATTCGAGGCCCACCTGGTACAGGCAAGACCCATGTTGGTCTCATTATAGCAAAAACATTGCTTCATAACCGAATTCATTGGatgaatgagagaaaaataaatgaaaatattcctTCATCCAAAAATTGTGTTCAGAAAACTAGATATATCGGCGAAACATCTTCAGCCATGTTGATCGTTTCTAAGACAAATAATGGATTAGATCAGTTCATTGAAGGGATCTTGAAGTTTTTAGATCCAGAGAATATAGATCACTGGAAATCAAAGTTTGTTCGAGTTGGTTCAAAGTGCACAAATTCTATAAATGAAGCACTTTCGTTGAAACACAAAAGAAAACACATGTccagtttgaaaatgaaagagaCAGGTTGTTATGATCTGCTCTCAAAGAGTAAGGAAACAATAGGTAAAATCAAATGGATGTTGAAAAAATCCCTTGAAAACGTTTTTGGTGAAAAAATTCTAATGAATTGGGTAGAAGAGGTTAAAACATTAAGGGAAAACAGCATTGAATTTGATATGCTAGAATGGTTGGGAATTGACGAAAAATCATTACGTCAATCAGTGTCTAAGGATTATGAACAATCCGAAGTGGAATCAGCCGAGAAAGATTTGGAAAGTGAAACTGTTGGTTGTGAAAACGAAGAATACGTAACAGATACGGAAGCTGAATCTATCAATTGTGATATTTACATTGATGACGAAGATTACAAAACATGCGATAAGTTCGAAGAAATTGGAGCCAGCTTAGAATTGATAGTAGACTCAATTTTGgaaaataatgaatttgatgaaaaatttTCAAGTCTGTTAAAAGAAAGAGCAAATAAGGCGAAAACTAATATTCGTAGGGGTGATATTATGACACAGACTGAAGTTGAAAAGTCCATTGAGAAACCTTGGAAAATACCCCTGGTTCAGAGATGGAGAATGTACAGATATTTCCTTCATCAATTACGCCAGAAAGCCATTAATCTGTTGCATGAGGAGGAAATCGAATATGCAAAATTACAAGCAAAATGTGCCCGTGAGAAACAAATGGTTATTGATTACGAAATTCTTTCTCATTCAGCAATCATTGCAATGACAACTGCAGGAGCAGTTCGATATCAGGATGTTCTGAACGAGATTGGtcccaaaattattatagtagTAGAGGCAGCCGAAATATTGGAGGCACATATTATTCcaatattgaattcattttgcGAGCATCTTATTTTAATCGGTGATCACAGTCGATTAGAAATGAAATCTTCGGGAATTGAACTCCATAGAAAACACTACATAGATTCATCGTTGTTTGAAAGAATGATAAATCTAGGTGTACCATACGTTTCCTTAAATAGACAACATCGTATGCGGCCAGATATTTCACAGTTGCTTCGCCCCGTTTACGGTCGAGAGTTGATAGACAATGATAATGTACTAGAATACGAACATGTTTTGGgtattgaaaaaaatgtgtattttgtgTCACACAGTGCTGAAGAATATAAAATGGGTGACACCCAAACATTCTTGAACGACCACGAGGCAATGTATATTGAATGTCTTACCCGATATCTTTTGAAGCAAGGTTATACagcaaaacaaataacaatcaTTACACCTTACTCGGGTCAAATGAATTTGATACAGAACCGTTTGTCAAGTGATGATTTCAAAGGAATAAGAATATCAATTCTTGATAAATACCAAGGAGAGGAAAATGACATTGTTATATTGTCTCTCGTCAGATGCAACACAGAAGGAAATATAGGCTTCCTCGATAAGGAAAAACGGGTATGTATGGCTTTATCCAGGTCCAGAATTGGTCTCTATGTCATCGGAAATTTTGACTTGTTGCGAAAATTTTCACATAAGTGCAAGCTGTGGCAACAAGTGATAAAGATGATGGAAAATAATGAAGCTCTTGGAAAAGGACTTCCGTTATTCTGTAGAAATCACAAATTAACTCGCATGCTAGCTGTCCATTCCGAGGATTTTGACAAAGTACCCGAAGGAGGATGTTTGCAAAAATGCAGCTTCATATTAAAATGTGGACATGTATGTAACTTGCATTGTCATCCAAGGGATCCAAATCATACAGAAATCACATGTCAAGAACAATGTTCAAGTTATTGTGAAAAGGGTCATAAATGCAGTAAGCGGTGCCATTTTCCCCACGACTGCCAGTGTGGAAGAGAAGTGAAGAAATGCTTGCCATGTGACCACAAATTAATGATGGCTTGTCATATAAATCCAGAGTACGTCACCTGTAAATTTCAAGTGAATAGAAAACTTAAATGTGGACATACTGGTGTAATGCTATGTTTTGAAAACCCCTTGCAATATAAATGTGATGTCACGGTCCAGAGAATTTTGGAATGTGGTCACCAGATGGTCGTGTCCTGTCATGACGATAAGGAACATTTCAAATGTAAGAAGATTGTTTTGAGGACACTTCCATGTGAACACAAGATACTGCTCGAATGTCATGTTGATGTCAATAAGTATGATTGCAAGcaaatgattgtcaaaacacTCCAATGCAAGCACGAAGCTGAGGTGCCATGTCACTTGAATGTATTAAGCTTCAAATGTATGGAGGATGTTACTGAGAAAAGAAGTGACAAATATAAGCCCAAACTTTCATTTACGTACTACTTAACCGGAAAAAGAAgtgatatagaatacaaatgtgaacatttttatacaagaaaatGTCACGAATTGCCAAGCCAGTTCCAATTACTAAATCCATGTAAAGAACAAATCAAGAAAAACCTGGAATGCGGACATATTATTGCAATTGCTTGTCATCAACAATGTGAACCAAATCGATGCAAGACTCAGGTGATGACAACATTTCGGTGTCATCATAAAAACATTATTGTACCTTGCTACCAGAGAAACATAGCAAAATGTCGGTCAGTATGCGGAAAACTGTGCGAAGCAGGGTATACTTGTCAGCAAGTGTGTCACTATCCAGATCTATGTTCATACATGGTGCGAGTGAAGTCAGATGCAAAGTGA